The Caldilineales bacterium genome includes a region encoding these proteins:
- a CDS encoding flippase-like domain-containing protein, whose product MRRHLGTLLKLVISLGLIAFVLTRVHLPVLTAHLLAANLWWVGLAMVIFWLAMTINAIKWWVLLRSQAIAVPFRALLNYTFVGFFFNNVLPANIGGDLMRGYGLARTTERTAAAAASVVLDRLIGLAAYMSVAAAAALITVYVTGRSELRLLAWVAVAGVSVLALMTGVLLSRRLRRLIDRLFANTPLRPLARMWSSLSLAFESYRFQYRALALAFGIGLLGILSTTAVNYALTLSLGGGIPFLHVLLFTPLIALVLIIPVSIGGLGLNQVAYPYFYGLVGVSSEMAVSLSLLIQAVQIVCSLPGGVLWLRWRGAGERDNRR is encoded by the coding sequence GTGCGCCGACATCTGGGGACCCTGCTCAAGCTGGTCATCAGCCTGGGTTTGATCGCTTTCGTCCTGACGCGCGTCCACCTGCCCGTCCTCACCGCCCACCTGCTGGCGGCCAATTTGTGGTGGGTGGGGCTGGCGATGGTGATCTTCTGGCTGGCGATGACGATCAACGCCATCAAGTGGTGGGTGTTGCTGCGCTCGCAGGCCATCGCCGTCCCCTTTCGCGCCCTCCTGAACTACACCTTCGTCGGCTTCTTCTTCAACAACGTGCTCCCGGCCAACATCGGCGGCGACCTGATGCGCGGCTATGGCCTGGCCCGCACCACCGAGCGCACCGCCGCCGCCGCCGCCTCGGTGGTGCTCGACCGTCTCATCGGCCTGGCCGCCTACATGAGCGTGGCCGCAGCCGCAGCCCTGATCACGGTTTATGTCACCGGGCGCTCGGAACTGAGGCTGCTGGCCTGGGTGGCGGTGGCCGGCGTGAGTGTGCTGGCGCTGATGACGGGCGTCTTGCTCAGCCGCCGCTTGCGCCGCCTGATCGACCGCCTCTTTGCCAACACCCCGCTTCGTCCCCTGGCCCGGATGTGGTCGTCGCTCTCGCTCGCCTTCGAGTCCTATCGTTTCCAGTACCGGGCGCTGGCGCTGGCCTTTGGCATCGGGCTGTTGGGCATCCTCAGCACCACGGCCGTCAACTATGCCCTGACGCTCAGTCTGGGCGGCGGCATCCCCTTCCTCCATGTCCTCCTCTTCACACCGCTCATCGCCCTGGTGCTCATCATCCCCGTCTCCATCGGCGGTTTGGGGCTGAACCAGGTGGCCTATCCCTATTTCTACGGGCTGGTGGGCGTCTCGAGCGAGATGGCCGTCAGTCTGAGTCTGCTCATCCAGGCCGTGCAGATCGTGTGCAGCCTGCCGGGCGGGGTGCTGTGGCTGCGCTGGCGGGGGGCGGGAGAGAGGGACAATCGCCGTTAA